One stretch of Muribaculum intestinale DNA includes these proteins:
- a CDS encoding AAA family ATPase, with protein MQQTTPPNFVVTIGRQFGSGGRELGRLIAEKLGIAFYDKELLRQAAHNAGVSVDFFERNDEKFPKFLSGMFSFTMGYSPYNAYAGSSSISDDNLYRVQSELIHNLAMKHSCVIVGRSADYVLRDFPRCVNIFVHAPMEARIARIMRRGDSITKEKAREIAEKTNKLRANYYNFYTDKVWGDAASYHLTIDSDSMSMDNVAELVCAYVRARFPDLSVPIE; from the coding sequence ATGCAGCAGACCACACCTCCCAATTTTGTCGTGACCATCGGACGCCAGTTTGGTAGCGGCGGACGCGAGCTCGGACGCCTGATAGCCGAAAAACTCGGCATCGCTTTCTACGACAAAGAACTACTACGCCAAGCGGCTCATAATGCAGGCGTAAGCGTTGACTTCTTCGAACGCAACGATGAGAAGTTTCCCAAATTCCTGAGCGGAATGTTCTCCTTCACAATGGGATACTCGCCATATAATGCATACGCCGGCAGCTCGTCAATCAGCGATGACAACCTCTACAGGGTACAGTCAGAGCTAATCCACAATCTCGCCATGAAACATTCATGTGTGATTGTCGGACGTTCGGCCGACTATGTGTTGCGCGACTTTCCCCGATGTGTAAATATATTTGTCCACGCGCCAATGGAGGCACGCATAGCACGCATAATGCGCCGCGGCGACTCCATCACCAAAGAGAAAGCCCGCGAAATTGCCGAAAAAACCAACAAACTCCGCGCAAACTACTACAATTTCTACACCGACAAAGTGTGGGGAGATGCGGCAAGCTACCATCTCACCATTGACTCCGACTCCATGTCGATGGACAACGTGGCCGAACTCGTATGCGCCTATGTCCGCGCCCGTTTTCCCGACCTGTCGGTGCCCATCGAATAA